The window CGGTGGGGCGTATAATATCTACGACAGGACCCATAACGGCCACAGTCGATAAGTCTGGACAGCGTACTCTGGCGGACCAAGAGGTTGGCGTTTTGAGAGTTGCGCTGGATTTGAGAGGCAAGAATCGGCTTGCATTAGATAAAGGCATTGTGCCGACTTCGAAGAAGATCGCTGATCAGTTCGAGAAACGAGAGTAAGAAAGGCTGATTGGACGTTTAACTTTGCTAATATCGACATACACCTGTAGAACCCTTATTCAACTtatccttctcctcattTACCTCTCATCCCAGTCCTCATCATTATCATCCGAAACCCAACAACAGACAAAGTCCAGGTCACCCGATTACAAGCCCAGGAAACGCAAACGATCTTCTAAAACAGCATCTGGAGACCCTGAGATAGGAATCTCACCTCTTCAAGACCCATTGACAGCTGTCGAGCTTTTAATAGATCGACTGAGCGTTTGGCAGGCGCTCTCTGATTTGAATCTGGGTTTGGAGGGGTTTGATCCTTCCGCGATGTCTGGATCAGGGGTGGGACagggaaaagggaaagaggTAGGGGGAGAGACTGGAGAAGAACGGTTGATAGGTGAGACGTTGAAGAGTTTTTGGGATGATGTTCTTGTGCCTTTGTAAGCCCCTTTTCTTAAGTACTctcattttcctttttggATCCAAAGCTGACAATGATCATGGCAAGGTTTGTAAAGTCGCAAGCCACAATATGTGCATCCTACCACCTCAAGGTATTCGGTTCACCTGCACCAGCATCTATCATACCGTCCAAAAATACCACCAAGAAATCACGTAAACCGAAACTCACGCGCGCCATGCCTTCAGCGGATAACGATGAGTTCCCTTTGGCCGGAAAATCACGCGGCAATGCCCTTTCAAATCCCTTGGGACGTGAAAAAGAGCGAGAGTTGGAGAAAAGGGAAGATACACACTCAAATCGACGATATACAGATGATGGGGATCATGGGCGCGAACGACGATTATCCCGTGCTCCATCAAGGGCGGCGTCCGATATCTCCACTACTCCCACTCAGGACAATTCTTTTTTACGACGTTCCCTCTCACGTACTGAATCCCAATCGCAATCTCAATCACAAATTCTCAAACCTCAGCCTAGTATCTTTCATCGATCGCGCTCGCATTCGACAGACACTCTTGGGAGCGGTACTAAGGCTGGATTGGCGGGAGAGATAGCGAATAATTCCATGTCCGCGCCTGTATTGACTTCTACACTGACGTCAACAACTGTGGGCGCTACTATGTCCGCTTCAACTGCAGTCTTTTCATCGGGACCGGCAACAACTCTAGTTTCAACCTCGACGGCTACCTCGCTAGGACCTCCGCTGGGCGGCATGCAACCGTTGAAAAAGA is drawn from Cryptococcus gattii WM276 chromosome A, complete sequence and contains these coding sequences:
- a CDS encoding Hypothetical protein (Similar to TIGR gene model, INSD accession AAW41231.1; CNA07340) — encoded protein: MAQVLPLPYIIDISCPLPKSTKSVLEKEWPFSVAGPSCKDEPADVYVRRRYYETLYLPEILAPLKWFAEGLLRIPKESVADTIKSLMLSLSQVEIRHRKTVGRIISTTGPITATVDKSGQRTLADQEVGVLRVALDLRGKNRLALDKGIVPTSKKIADQFEKRETLIQLILLLIYLSSQSSSLSSETQQQTKSRSPDYKPRKRKRSSKTASGDPEIGISPLQDPLTAVELLIDRLSVWQALSDLNLGLEGFDPSAMSGSGVGQGKGKEVGGETGEERLIGETLKSFWDDVLVPLFVKSQATICASYHLKVFGSPAPASIIPSKNTTKKSRKPKLTRAMPSADNDEFPLAGKSRGNALSNPLGREKERELEKREDTHSNRRYTDDGDHGRERRLSRAPSRAASDISTTPTQDNSFLRRSLSRTESQSQSQSQILKPQPSIFHRSRSHSTDTLGSGTKAGLAGEIANNSMSAPVLTSTLTSTTVGATMSASTAVFSSGPATTLVSTSTATSLGPPLGGMQPLKKTKSLIRAPSGKDLFKGREVGLRKVGSKKAEAGKGLGLGWGPGEGQGQSLSQSLLQPQSQSQSQSQSQSQSQSQSHSQTQLQSQSQSQSQGQLFGRGLMGRKTSGSKDKLKSKSGRERDQGHDPHTLIMATPAKPRMHLANPSGAHFWHPTPIQEQPLSTSSTSLSSMSLTSRLLSLDRERGPRPAFVAETPVGVRMVSDWQYAEDEEEGDEGLGELMVMTDDEDGDGEERGGIRGFVPATPVK